In the Armatimonadota bacterium genome, TGCCCGACGCCTCCGTGCGCATCGCCGGCGTGCAGCGCGGCGACTACCACTTCGCCCACTCGATCCCCACCGACGAGTACCCACGGCTGGCAGCGGTGCCGACCGTGCGGCCGCTGGTGATCACCACGCCGCAGTGGGCCGGCTTCGTGTTCAACCACCGCAGTCCGCTGACCGCCAACCGGGCCCTGCGCCGTGCCGTCGTGGCCGCGCTCGACGAGGAGGCGATCCTGCGCGGGGTCTACGGTCCGCGCCAGTTCTGGCGGACGACGCCCTCGTTCTTCCCGCCCGAGCATCCCCTGTGGACGCCCGCCGGCGGCGAGATCTACCGGGCGCGCGGGCCGGCGGCCGCACGGCCCTGGCTGGAGGCCGCGGGCTACCGCGGGCAGCCGCTGCGATGGATGGCCAGCAGCGAGATGCCCCACCACCTGACCGCGGCGACGATCGCCCGCAGCCAGCTGGAGCAGGCCGGCATCGCCGTGGATTTGCAGGTGATGGACTGGGCCACGCTCGTGCAGCGGCGCAGCCGCCCCGAGGGCTGGGACGTGTTCACCACGACGTTCGGCTTCGTGCCCGACCCGGTCTTCCTGCTGCCGCTGCTGCCCTCGTGGCCGGGGTGGTACGACGACCGGGAGATGGCGGCCCTGCTGCGGCTGCTCACCCGGCACGTCGACCCTGCCGTGCGCGCGGCGCTGTGGGCCCGGGCGCAGGCGCGCTTCTACGACCAGGCGGTGGCGGTGCGGCTGGGTGACTGGTTCCCCCTGCAGCTTTACCGCGCCGAACTGCGGGGCGTGGTCGGCGGCCCGGGCACTTACCACTGGAACGTGTGGTTCGCACGGCACCCCTGAGCGCCGCCCGCCCTGCGCAGCCACAGAGAGGAGGCACACCGATGCGACCCGAGATCGTGCCAGGCGCGACGTTCCCCGACTACGAGCTGCCCGACCACACCGGCACGCGGCGGCGACTCTCGGAGCTGCAGGGGCGAGACGCGCTGATCCTTGTGCTGGCCCGCGGGCACTACTGCCCCAAGGACTTCCACCAGCTCAAGGGCTACGTGGCGTTCTACCCCGAGCTGCGGGTCGGCTATACGCGGCTGGTGACCATCACCACCGACCACCTGCCCGAGCTCAACGAGCTGCGCGACAAGCTGGGCGCCCCCTGGCCGTTCCTCGCCGACCCCATGCGCACGGTCCAGAAGGATCTCGACATCCAGGAGTACACCGATCCGCGCCACGACCCCATGATCCCGTACACCTTCGTGCTGGCCCCGGGCCTGGTGATCTTCAAGATCTACAACGGCTACTGGTACTGGGGCCGGCCCTCGCCCGAGGACCTGCGGCGCGACCTGCGCGAGCTGTTTCAGCAGATTCGTCCCGACTGGAACATCGACACACCCGAGATGAAGGCAGCGTGGGCGCGCGGGGAGCGCGAGCGGTTCTTCCCCTACCGGGCGGCGCCGAAAGGCTGACCGGCGTGTGCGCGGTGCACCCCTAGCCCGACCCCTCTAGCCGCAGCCAGCGGGCGGCTGCCTGCAGGGCGTCGGCCACCGCCGTGGCGTCGCGCAGGTGCGCGAACGGGACCGGCGCTGTGGGCGCGTCGCCAGCCTCGCGCAGCGGGCGTTGCCACCAGCCCACGTCGTGCCAGCGGCCGAGTTTGAACCCGACGTTGCGGTAGACGCCGACCGGCACGAACCCCATCGCCTCGTGCAGCCCCACGCTGGCGGGGTTGGGCAAGCCGATCCCTGCGAAGGCGTTGTAGAACCCCTGCAGGCGGAGGATCTCCAGCAATGCCGCGTAGAGGGCGCGCCCGACGCCGCGGCGCCGGACCGTCGCGGCCACGTAGATCGACACGTCGACGGACCACTGGTAGGCTGCGCGGGTGCGGTGCGGGCTCGCATAGGCGTAGCCCAGGACGCCGCGCTGTGGGGCGCAAACGATCCAGGGGTAGCGCTGCAGCGTCGTGCGGATGCGGTGGGCCATCTCGGCCACCGACGGCGGGTCGACCTCGAACGAGATGGCGGTTTCGCGGACGATCGGCGCGTAGATCGCGCAGATCGCCGGGGCGTCGTCGCGGGTGGCGATGCGCAGCGCGGCCATGACACTCTGTTCGGTGGGCGGGCGCGGTGAGTCCTGCGGGCAGGTGTCGGCGTCGCGAGTTCTCGCGAGGCTTTCGCCCGGGCTTGACAGCCTGGCAGGGCGTGCTACCATGAGCGCAAGTCGAAAGCGTACACTCCACGGGCCGTGACGCCCGCGCCGCCACTGCTGGCGCGGGCGTCGTGCGTTCGAGGGGGAGGGGTGGTCTGCGCGCCCGGGCCGCGACGCCCGTTGCGGACCCGGGCGTTGCTGTGCGCGCACGCGGCGCGGCGTCGGACGGGGTCACGGCGCACCCGCCGCGCCGCGCGGACCACGGAACGCGAACCACGGAGGTGGCGCGATGGCGATCCAACCTGCCGATACGGCGTGGATGCTGGTGGCGACGGCGCTGGTGCTGCTCATGACCCCCGCCCTGGGCTTCTTCTACGGCGGCCTGGTCCGCGCCAAGAATGCGCTCAACACGCTGATGATGAGCGTGGTGGCCCTGGGCGTGGTGGGCGTAGTCTGGGCGGTGCTGGGGTACTCGCTGGCGTTCGCCGAGGGTGGCCCGTGGCTGGGCGGCCTCTCGAAGGCGTTCCTGCGCGACGTGGACCTGGCGCCCCAGGGCACCATCCCTCAGCTCCTCTTCATGGCCTATCAGGGCACCTTTGCCATCATCACCGCGGCCCTGATCTCCGGCGCCATCGTCGAGCGCATGCAGTTCCGCGCCTACGTAGCGTTCCTCGGCCTGTGGGCACTGGTGGTCTACGCGCCGGTAGCGCACTGGGTCTGGGGCGGCGGGTGGCTCGCGCGCCTGGGGGCGCTCGACTTCGCCGGCGGCACGGTCGTCCACGTCAACGCGGGCGCGGCGGCCGCGGTGGCGGCGTTGGCGCTGGGCGCGCGCAAGGACTACGGGCGCCAGGCGATCCTGCCCCACAACGTGCCGTTCACGCTGCTGGGTGCGGGCCTGCTGTGGTTTGGCTGGTTTGGCTTCAACGGCGGCAGCGCGCTGGCGGCCAACGCCAGCGCGGCGCTGGCCTTCGTCAACACCATGCTGGCGCCGGCGGCCACCCTTGTGGTCTGGACGCTACTCGACCTCGTCCGCACCGGACGCGCCACGGCGGTGGGTGCGGCGACCGCCATCGTCGTGGGCCTGGTGGCCATCACGCCGGCTGCCGGCTTCGTCGGCCCGATGGCGGCGCTCGCGCTCGGAGGTGCTGCCGCGGTCCCCAGCTACGGCGTCATCCTCTGGCGGGCGCGCACACGGCTCGACGACTCCCTCGACGTGCTCGCTGCGCACGGTGTGGGCGGCACCGTGGGCGCGCTGCTGACCGGCGTGCTGGCCCACAAGGTCTGGAACGGCACCGCCAATGGCCTGCTGTTCGGCAACCCGCTGCAGCTGGGCGTGCAGGCCGTGGCGGTGCTCGCGGCTGCGGCTTACAGCGCTGCGGGGACGTTCGTGCTGCTGAAGCTGGTGGGCGCGCTGCTGCCGCTGCGCGTGGCGGATCCCGACGAGGAAGGCGTGGGGCTCGACGTGAGCCAGCACGGCGAGGAGGCGTACACGACCGGGGAAGGCGCCATCCTGGTGCTGTCCGAGCCGGCACCGCCTGCGCCGGCACCGGCGCCGTCGCCCGCGGGGAGCCAGGCATGAGGCCGGCAGACGCCGTGCCACACGAGGAGTCGGAGGGAAACCGGGGATGAAACTGGTGGTCGCCGTCGTCCGTCCCGAGAAGCTGACCGCGGTGCTGGAGGCGCTGTTCCACGCCGAGGTCCGCGGGTTGACCATCAGCCGCGTGCAGGGCCACGGCGGCGAGATCGAGCGCGTCCAGACCTACCGCGGCACCACGGTGAAGATGGAGCTGTCGGAGAAGGTGCGGTTGGAGATCGGCGTCTCCGACCACTTCGTCGAGCCCACCGTGCGGGCCATCCTCGAGGCAGGCCGGACCGGCGCCGTGGGCGACGGGAAGATCTTCGTGCTGCCGGTGGAGAAGGTCTACCGCATCCGCACCGGTGAGCAGGACGAGGCCGCGGTCACGCCGGTCGCAACGGTCGGTTCATAGGCGGGCTGCCGCAGCGTGGGAAGGGCCCGTGCGCTGGCCTGGTTCTTTTTGAGACCGGCCAAGCCCCGTACCGGTCCCGGTCCCGACATGGTGTCGTGGCATCCTTCCTTGGGCCTCCCGCTGGGAACGGCGAGCTGTCTGGAAGGCGAACTGGCGGACCTGTGGTGAGCTGGTGCGAGAGGGTTGTCGTCCGCGCGGCCGGATGCTAGTATCGATCGCGATATCGTCAGCATAGCGGCGATGACGGAGACGAGTAGGCGCGGCGCCGCCTGAGGAGAGAGCCGGCGGGCGGTGCGAGCCGGTCGGGCCCGCGACCGAATCCCCTCCTGAGCGGCAGACGATGCCGGCCCGGTGCGCTGGAGGCCGGCCGAAGTCCCCGGGTTGCGCCCGTGACAGCGCGTACGAGGGCCCGGTGGGCCGCGCGGCATCGGTCGCGGCGGCGCGTGATGTTGTGCGGACCGTACGCGCGGATCCCGGGAACGCGAGTGGCACCGCGGGGAGTACCCCGTCTCGAGCGCGAGGCGGGGTGTTTTGTTTAGGGCTTCACAGGAGGTGACCCGTGCAGCAGTACCTGTTGATCCCAGGCCCCACGCCGCTGCCCGAGGAGGTCCTGCGGGCCGGCGCCCGGCAGATGATCAACCACCGCGATCCCGAGTTCGGCCGGCTGCTGGCCGAGATCCTGGCAGCGCTGCGGCGGGTCTTCATGACCCGTCACCCCGTCATCCCCTTCGCGGCGTCGGGCACCGGCGGGCTCGAGGCGGCGCTGGTGAACCTGTGCTCGCCCGGCGACGAGGTGGTGGCGGTCTGCGCCGGGGCGTTCGGCGAGCGGTTCGCCGCCATCGCGGAGGCCTTCGGCCTGCGCGTGCGGCGCATCGAGGTGCCGTGGGGGCAGGCGGTCGATCCCGAGGCGGTGCGCGCGGCCCTGCACGCGACGCCGCGGGCCAGGGCGCTGCTGGTCACCCACAACGAGACGTCGACCGGTGTGCGGCAGGACCTGCAGGCGATCGCCGAGGCGGCGCGCGGCCACGACGCGCTGCTGCTCGCCGACGCCGTCAGCTCGCTGGGTGCCGTGGAGCTGCGCGCCGACGCCTGGGGGCTCGACGTCGTCATCACGGGATCGCAGAAGGCGCTGATGGCGCCGCCGGGCCTGGCGCTCGTCAGCGTCTCCGAGCGGGCGCAGGCCGCCATGCAGACGGCGCGGCTACCGCGCTTCTACTGGGCGTTCGACCGCATGCTGGCCGAGCTCGGTGATGCAGAAGCCTACACGCCGTTCACGCCGGCGATCGGCACCCTCTACGCGCTGCGCGAGGGCCTGCGCCTGGTCGAGGCCGAGGGGCTGGAAGCGCGCTGGGCGCGGCACCGCCGCACCGCGCGCGCGGTGCGGGCGGGCCTGCGGGCCCTGGGGCTGCGGATCGTACCCGACGAGGCGGTGGCCAGCGAGACGGTGACGGCGGTCTGGCTGCCCGACGGGGTCGCGGCCGCGGCGCTGCTGGAGCGCCTGCGGGTCGAGCACGGGGTGACGCTCAGCGGCGGCCAGGGACAGTTCCGGGGCAGGATCGTGCGGTTCGGGCACCTGGGGTGGGTGCCCGACGAGGCCGTGCTGGCGGGGCTGGCGGCCCTCGAGGCGGTGCTGCCGCAGGTGGGCGGGCCGGCCGTCCGGGGCGCGGTGGCTGCCGCCCGCGAGGCGCTGGCGGGCGCGCCGGCGTGACCGATCAGGGGCACAGGATCGCCAGGCACCAGGCGCACGCGCAGCCAGGGGGTGCGCCCGGGGCGCGATCTGCGGGGTATGGAGGCACCAGGTGCGCATGGAGACAGACGCTGCGCTGGCCACCGTTAGGGTACCCGCGGGCAGTCACCCCGCACCGCAGCCCCCTGCGGGTGCGGTGGATGCGCACGTCAATGCCGTGAGGGTACCCGCGAGCAGCCAGACGGCACCGCAGGTGCGCGAGGTGCACGCTGTGCACCGGCGCCGGGACGTCGAGGCGCCTACCGTCGCACCGGGCGCATCGCCGCCGCGGGTCGTCGTGGCCGACGGGCTGGATGCGCTGGGCCTCGAGCGCCTGCGCGTCCGGGCCCGCGTGGACGTCTTCGGCGGGCTCGACGAGGCCGGGCTGATCGAGGCACTGCAGGCCGCCGACGCCGTGATCGTGCGCAGCCGCAGCCGGCTCACCGCCCGGGTGCTGGAGGCGGCGCCGCGCCTGCGGGTGGCGGCCCGCGCGGGCGTCGGGGTGGACAACATCGACGTGGACGCCGCGACGCGATGCGGCATCCTGGTCCTGAACACCCCCGAGAGCAGCACCGTCAGCACCGCCGAGCACACCATGGCGCTGCTGCTGGCGCTGGCGCGCTGGATTCCGCAGGCCAACGCATCGGTGGCGCGCGGCGAGTGGCGACGCGAGGCGTTCGTGGGGAGCGAGCTCTACGGCAAGACCCTGGGCGTCATCGGGTTGGGGAAGATCGGCGCCGAGGTGGCGCGGCGCGCGCAGGCGTTCGGGATGCGGGTGATCGCCCACGATCCGTACATCAGCGAGGACCGGGCCGCGCGCCTGGGTGTCCAGCTGGTCGATCTGCCGGCGCTGCTGACGACCAGCGACGCGGTCACGCTGCACGTGCCGCTGACGCCACGGACGGTGCGACTGCTGGGGCCCGAGCACCTGCAGCGCATGAAGCCCGGCGCGTTGCTGGTCAACTGCGCGCGTGGGGGGCTCGTGGACGAAGACGCCCTGCTGGCGGCGCTGGAAACAGGTCACCTGGGCGGTGCAGCCCTGGACGTGTTCGAGCACGAACCCCCGCAGCGGCGCGCCCTGCTGGCGCATCCACGGGTGGTGGCGACGCCGCACCTGGGCGCGTCCACGCGCGAGGCGCAGCGCTCGGTCGCCGTCGACGTCGCCGAGCAGGTGCTCGACGCGCTGGAAGGGCGACCGGTGCGCGGTGCGGTCAACGCGCCGGCGCTGGTAGCCGAGACCTGGCAGCGGCTGCAGCCCTACCTGGTCCTGGTGCGCCACCTGGGCCTGCTGGCACAGCAGCTCGCCGACGGCCAGATCGAGGCGGTGGAGCTGCGCTACGCGGGCGCGGTGGCGCAGGAGGACCCGGCGCCGCTGACGGCCGCCTTCCTGGTGGGACTGTTCGACGGGGTCTCGGCACGGCCCGTCAACATGGTGAACGCACCGGTGCTGGCGCGCGAGCACGGCATCCGCACCAGCGCGGTGCGCGAGGAGGAGAGCGAGGACTTCCAGAGCCTGGTGGTCGTCACGGTCCGGACCACCCGCGGGCCGCTGGTGCTGGCCGGGACGCTCTTCGGCCACCGGGAGCCGCGCATCACCCGCATCGGCGACTTCCGGCTCGACCTGATCCCGGCCCGCCAGCTGCTCTTCGTGTGGAACGCCGACCGGCCGGGGATGATCGGCAAGGTGGGAACGCTGCTCGGCGCACACGCCATCAACATCGCCAACATGCACGTGGGCCGCATCGCGCCCGGCGGGGGAGCGTTGATGGTGCTGACCGTGGACAGCGACGTCCCCGCCGAGGTGCTGGCGGCGCTGGCCCGGCTCGAGGGGATCAGCGCCGTGCGCGCGGTGCGCCTGGACTGAGCCACGGCGGTCGCACGCCGCGGGAGGCACGACGATGCTCGACCTCAAGAAGATCCGCGATGCGCCCGAGCGCTACCGGGCGGGGCTGCGCAAGCGCGGGCTGGATCCCGGCGCGATCGACGCGGTGCTCGAGGCCGACCGCCGGCGCCGGGAGCTGCTGGCGCAGATCGAGACGCTGCGCGCCGAGCAGAACCGCGCCTCGGCCGAGGTGCCGCGCCTGACGGGCGAGGCGCGCCAGGCGCGCATTGCGACGCTGCGGGACCTGGCCGAGCGGCTGCGGGCGCTGGAGCCGGCCCTGGAGCGCGCCGAAGCCGACCTCGACCGCCTGCTGCGGGCCCTGCCCAACCAGCCCGACGACAGCGTGCCCGACGGGCTGGACGCCTCGGCCAACGTGGTGGTGCGCACCTGGGGCGAGCCGCCGCGGTTCGACTTCCCGCCGGCCGACCACGTCGACCTGGGCGCCCGCCTGGACATCCTGGACTTCGAGCGCGGGGCCAGGGCGGCGGGCTCGCGTTTCTATTACCTGAAGGGCGACGGCGTGCTCCTGGAACTGGCGCTGGTGCGCCTCGCCGTGGACCTGCTGCTGGCCGAGGGCTTCGTGGTGATGGAACCGCCCATGCTGGTGCGCACCGGTGTCATCACGGGGGCCTGGGGCGGGGTGACCTTCGACCCGCAGCAGACCTACAAGGTGGAAACCGACGACCTGGCCCTGATCGGCACCAGCGAGCAGTCCCTGGCCGCCTACCACATGGACGAGATCCTGGACGGGGCCCGCCTGCCCCTGCGCTACGGAGGGCTGTCGTGGTGCTTCCGCCGGGAGGCGGGGTCCTACGGTCGCGACGTCCGCGGGCTGTACCGGGTCCATCAGTTCTTCAAGGTCGAAATGTTTTCGTTCGCCCATCCCGCGCGCTCGGCGGACGAGCACGAGTACCTGGTCAGCCTGGAGGAACGCTACGTGCGCGCCCTGGGCCTGCCCCACCGCGTGGTGCTGTTGTGCGGCGGCGACCTGGGGCTGGCCATGGCCAAGACCTACGACGTCGAGACGTGGATGCCCGGCCGCGGCGGGTGGGGTGAGACACACTCGTGCAGCAACGCCCACGACTTCCAGGCGCGCCGGCTGGGTATCAAGTACCGTGAGGGCCCGCGGGGGTCCGCGGAGTTCGTCCACACCCTGAACGGGACGCTGGTGGCGACCAGCCGGATGCTGATCGCGCTCCTGGAGAACTACCAGCAGGCCGACGGCTCGGTGCGCGTGCCGGAGGTCTTGCAGCCCTACCTCGGCGGTCGCACCGTGCTTCGCCCCCCGTCCCCGGTCGCCCCGTGATCGCCCTGCTCGCCGGCGTGGCGCTGGTGGGCGGGTTCGTCCTGGCAGCGCGCGGCGGCCGGGGTACGCCCGTCCGTTGGCTCGCGTGGGCGGGGGTCGCTGTGGGCGGCGCGGGCGCCTTCTACTGGGACCACCCGCCGTTCGTCTACCTGGCCGACCTGCTCGGGTACTACTACGCCCTGGTGATGCTGGTGGTCTTCTACGCCTCTGCGGGCGTGCTGGTGGGCGCTGTCTACCGGTACCTCGCGCGCTCCCCCGGCCCCCTGCGGCGCTAGGCGATGACGAGTACGCGGTCGAATCTGAGCTTGTTCTAGTACGAAGACACGGCATTCCACGCGGGGGCCGCGTGGCACTTCTATGAGCTCTGCCGGACTGTCATCCAACTACACGGGCAAGCAAGCGCGTGATCGAGCGGATGCGCTGAGAGAAGATCGCGACCGAGACACCGGGAATTTAGAGAGTCCGTGTGTCTGCGCGTCTTCAGCTATGGACACTTGATCAACTGTAGCAACCCCGAGGCGTGGTTGCGTACTGCGCTCAGCGTCAGACGGTAAGCAGCCCGCATCATGGCTGTGTACAAAATACGCCGGGCCCGCTCGAGCTGCTCCGGGTTGTAATCCCGTGATGGTAACCGGCGCTCAGTCACTCCGACGATAAACACCACCGGAAACTCGATGCCCTTTGCACTGAAAGTGGTGATGAGTTTCACGCTGGGCTCAAAGATATCGATGGATCTGCGACCGTCTGCCTTTTCGTAATGTTCAGAAGGGATTCCCCGGGCCTTGAGTTCCCGGGCCGCCCGGTTGAGCAACGCGCGTTCCTGGGCAAATACCGCGATGGCCGACGCCGGCGTACCTTCTTGAATGAGGGTAAAGATACGCTCGGCGATCTCCTTCAGTTCGGCGGTCTCGTCGTCGGCCAGCACCACCTCTGGCGGAGGACCCTCAAGCTCAATCGCCTCGGGCTCCACTAGGTCCTCGGCGAGGTTGCGGCGAAGCCCGGCCAGAAGCGGGGTCGCTGCCTTTACGATGGCGCGGGTGGTCCGGTAGCAGCGGCGCAGCACGGTCACGTGTCCGCCGGTTACCCGAAGACCAGTGTCCGCCCAGCGGAAGCTGGAGCGGTAGACGTTCTGGGCAGCGTCGCCCAGCACCATGAGGTTTCGGTCGGAGCCTTTCTGCACTCGCAACAGTACACGAAAGACCACTGGTAAAAGGTCCTGGGCCTCATCCACCACGACGGCGTCGTAAAGTGGCCAGTCCGGGTGAGATGCCTGCAGGGATTGCAATAGATGGAGCGGCAGCCACTCCCACAACGCTCGTCCTTCTCGCGCGGCCTGCGCCTCAAATCGTTTGAACAGCCGCCATAGGTAGCGCCGCTCGTCCGGCAAGAGGGGAACGCCCCGCCCCAAGCGCTGGGTCTGCTCAGGGTCAACGTAAGCTGCCTCGCCAGGCACTGCTCGGCCGTACATGACCTCGGCGAACTCTTCAAGAATATAATAATTTTCCAGCCGCGCCACGCGCTGGGTCGGCGGAGGCAAGGCAGGATCCTCCCGCAGCGCTTGAAGCATCGAGACAAATTCGTTGCGGCCTGCGAGATTGGGCCTGGGACCGACAAGGTAGCGACTCTGGAGTTCGCTAAGCCACTGGTAGGCCGTCTTGACGGTCACGCCCAAATCCTCGGGGAGGTTGCCGAGAGTATCCTTGAGCATCTGGTAAGCGGAGTCCCTCAGCACCCGGTTGTAGCACAGGAAGAGGATGCGAAGCGATCTTGGCGCTCCCATAAGCAAATGTTCTATCCGCCGGATTCCCACTACAGTCTTGCCTGTGCCGGCTGCCCCCTTCACGATAATGAGGCCCGCATCTTCCCGCTCAATAAGACGACGCTGCTCGTCACTCACCTGTGACAGGAACTTATGGAGAGGCAGGCGCAGGTAACCCGAGAGCTGTTCGACGGATAGCACTGTGAGGCCGGCAGCTGGTCCCACTTCATCTGAAGGCAGCGCTTCGTTCGTACGCCCCACGGCGGGCAACGGAACGGGAATCGGAGCCGATGGGAGACGGCCCTGGTAAAGGGTCTCCAAGGCATCGGCCACTGGCTCCTCGAGACCCACTTCCACGAGGGGCGTCCGGCTGGAGGCCTCCAGGACCGCCGGGATGAGTTCCACGGGAACGCCATGGTAACGCAAGTCGTTCTCCGTAAGGTACTCGCCATAAGTGCCTGGTCGAGCTCCTTGCCGCCGCCAGGGAGAGTCGCGACGGGCGCCGACCAGTGGGGAAGAGACACGGGCCGGATCGGGAGCGCTCGGACGTTCCGGCTGCGCGGGGCCTGCCGTAATCTCCTGGACGACTTGTTCGTGGCTGATATCTCTGTCGTACTTCTCAGCCCACTTGTTAACGGAGTGATCGCCTAGGGTGAGCAGCAGGGAATCGCCCGGACGCCCGTCCACGGGCAGGTCAATGAGACGGTCCGACCTTGACACGCGAGTATGGAAGATCCGGTGCTTTGGGTTGTGGAGTGGGCTGCGCTGCAAGGTGGTGTAGTCCGTCAGCAGGCCCCGTAACACCCGATCCACCGCTCCACGCCTGCGAGGCTTGTCGGTCAGGTAGCGTTGCAGGGCGCGGTGGAACCGCTTGGTAAGCAGCAGCCTGTCAAAGCGCATTGGAGAGGAAGCAGGCGGCTTGGTCATCGATCCCCGCTACCGACGTGGTCTTGAACATCTTGAGTGGCGTACGATTTCCGTCGGGAAAGCGTGTGAGCAACTTCTAAAAGGGGAATCTAGCCATCGGCCCTCGGGGCATCGGCCAGCTGCGGGGCCAGAAGCGCCTCGCGGCTCTAATGAGCGTAAGCGGGCGCTGCTCCTGCAAGCGAATAGTCTAAGATGTGGGTGGTTGGGCGATGGCTGAAATAGCAAACACGGTACTCGAACTTGAAACCTTAGACCCGCATGTAACGAATTCACTGCTCCATTTGGACTACAGGTGAACGATATCAACATCCTTCCACCTGTCTCTTAGGTACTCTGCAACTAGGCGACGATGGCAACGTTCAGGC is a window encoding:
- a CDS encoding 3'-5' exonuclease codes for the protein MTKPPASSPMRFDRLLLTKRFHRALQRYLTDKPRRRGAVDRVLRGLLTDYTTLQRSPLHNPKHRIFHTRVSRSDRLIDLPVDGRPGDSLLLTLGDHSVNKWAEKYDRDISHEQVVQEITAGPAQPERPSAPDPARVSSPLVGARRDSPWRRQGARPGTYGEYLTENDLRYHGVPVELIPAVLEASSRTPLVEVGLEEPVADALETLYQGRLPSAPIPVPLPAVGRTNEALPSDEVGPAAGLTVLSVEQLSGYLRLPLHKFLSQVSDEQRRLIEREDAGLIIVKGAAGTGKTVVGIRRIEHLLMGAPRSLRILFLCYNRVLRDSAYQMLKDTLGNLPEDLGVTVKTAYQWLSELQSRYLVGPRPNLAGRNEFVSMLQALREDPALPPPTQRVARLENYYILEEFAEVMYGRAVPGEAAYVDPEQTQRLGRGVPLLPDERRYLWRLFKRFEAQAAREGRALWEWLPLHLLQSLQASHPDWPLYDAVVVDEAQDLLPVVFRVLLRVQKGSDRNLMVLGDAAQNVYRSSFRWADTGLRVTGGHVTVLRRCYRTTRAIVKAATPLLAGLRRNLAEDLVEPEAIELEGPPPEVVLADDETAELKEIAERIFTLIQEGTPASAIAVFAQERALLNRAARELKARGIPSEHYEKADGRRSIDIFEPSVKLITTFSAKGIEFPVVFIVGVTERRLPSRDYNPEQLERARRILYTAMMRAAYRLTLSAVRNHASGLLQLIKCP